In Stenotrophomonas sp. ESTM1D_MKCIP4_1, a single genomic region encodes these proteins:
- the tesB gene encoding acyl-CoA thioesterase II yields the protein MNDTPEPVVSELIDLLTLERLEDNLFRGQSRDIGTKYVFGGQVLGQALAAAQATVDNGRHVHSLHAYFLRAGNIDHPIVYDVDRTRDGGSFSVRRVTAIQHGKVIFFCAASFQQAETGAQHQHKMPEVPQPEDIEPNRPLPAEVLARLPIKVQRWLSRGGPFEFRHVYPRDELNPPKRPPYHQVWLRLSEPVGDAPELHQALLAYASDFHLLGTATFPHGISYYHPHVQMASLDHAIWFHRPFRADDWLLYSLDSPSAQDSRGLARGQFFTRDGVLVASTAQEGLIRVVPDQAAAAAVPAKE from the coding sequence TTGAACGACACGCCCGAACCCGTCGTCTCCGAGCTGATCGACCTGCTCACCCTGGAGCGGCTGGAGGACAACCTGTTCCGCGGACAGAGCCGCGACATCGGCACCAAGTACGTGTTCGGTGGCCAGGTGCTGGGCCAGGCACTGGCGGCCGCGCAGGCCACGGTCGACAACGGCCGCCACGTGCATTCGCTGCACGCTTATTTCCTGCGCGCAGGCAACATCGACCACCCCATCGTCTATGACGTGGACCGGACCCGTGATGGCGGCAGCTTTTCCGTTCGCCGGGTCACGGCGATCCAGCACGGCAAGGTGATCTTCTTCTGTGCGGCCTCGTTCCAGCAGGCCGAGACCGGCGCCCAGCACCAGCACAAGATGCCCGAAGTGCCGCAGCCGGAAGACATCGAGCCGAACCGCCCGCTGCCGGCCGAAGTGCTGGCGCGGCTGCCGATCAAAGTGCAGCGCTGGCTCTCGCGCGGCGGTCCGTTCGAGTTCCGCCATGTGTACCCGCGCGATGAGCTCAACCCGCCCAAGCGCCCGCCCTACCACCAGGTGTGGCTGCGCCTGAGCGAACCGGTGGGCGATGCGCCGGAACTGCACCAGGCCCTGCTGGCCTATGCCTCCGATTTCCATCTGCTGGGCACCGCCACGTTCCCGCACGGCATCAGCTACTACCACCCGCACGTGCAGATGGCCTCGCTGGACCACGCGATCTGGTTCCACCGCCCGTTCCGCGCCGACGATTGGCTGCTGTATTCGCTGGACAGCCCCAGTGCGCAGGATTCGCGCGGCCTGGCCCGTGGCCAGTTCTTCACCCGTGATGGTGTGCTGGTGGCCAGCACCGCCCAGGAGGGCCTGATCCGCGTGGTACCGGACCAGGCTGCCGCGGCCGCCGTGCCGGCCAAGGAGTAA
- a CDS encoding enolase, which yields MIHHTELRDLLPGMVPFPADVFPADQAWLGQHLLPLLKIDLGVLRPELAGQVATLLCPIEPYEGCIGDDTTEHHNAFTASNWIAFALTADNQMRFLGNEAYFLGDAVDDDDARAHVAEMRDSHDQAKAYFQQHGGLASFSRYGDGEPEEQAWLNQMGGPIWFGNWTGYTRIPPAFVIEDLAGTTQRGNLHFRNSSDHLPDDGIRITRDDQPFFHVASVAAYNWCAAGADAIVMFYEPVSRTVLFTYDWS from the coding sequence ATGATCCACCACACCGAACTGCGCGACCTGCTGCCCGGCATGGTCCCCTTCCCCGCCGATGTCTTTCCTGCCGACCAGGCCTGGCTTGGCCAGCACCTGCTGCCACTGCTGAAGATCGACCTGGGCGTGTTGCGGCCTGAACTGGCCGGCCAGGTGGCGACCCTGCTGTGCCCGATCGAGCCGTATGAAGGCTGCATCGGTGACGACACCACGGAACACCACAACGCGTTCACCGCCAGCAACTGGATCGCCTTCGCGCTGACCGCCGACAACCAGATGCGCTTCCTCGGCAACGAAGCGTACTTCCTGGGCGATGCGGTGGATGATGACGACGCACGTGCGCACGTGGCCGAGATGCGTGACAGCCATGACCAAGCCAAGGCGTACTTTCAGCAGCACGGCGGTCTGGCGAGTTTCTCGCGCTACGGCGATGGCGAACCGGAAGAACAGGCATGGCTGAACCAGATGGGCGGCCCGATCTGGTTCGGCAACTGGACCGGGTACACACGCATTCCGCCTGCCTTCGTGATTGAAGACCTCGCCGGTACCACCCAGCGCGGCAATCTGCACTTCCGTAACAGCAGCGACCACCTGCCCGATGATGGCATCCGCATCACCCGCGATGACCAGCCGTTCTTCCATGTCGCCAGCGTAGCCGCCTACAACTGGTGCGCCGCCGGTGCTGATGCGATTGTGATGTTCTACGAACCAGTGAGCCGCACCGTGCTGTTCACCTACGACTGGTCGTAG
- a CDS encoding enoyl-CoA hydratase/isomerase family protein — protein MTTLIEVINHGPIRELRLARPPVNALDTELCRQLIHAIELAMAEDVHGIVLSGSERVFTGGMDVPHLLSHGDDKHKLLDSWNAFFGAVRTVAESRIPVVAALTGHAPAGGCVLALCCDYRVMARSADPARPYAIGLNEVQVGLVAPEGIQRLLRRAVGVHRAGILLSTGALVPAEQALQIGLVDELAEGDLVVARAIAWLQHLLKQPRQPMLLTRAIARADLHEALHPDLIQLDRFVEAWFAPDAQNALQALVARLGK, from the coding sequence ATGACGACGCTCATCGAGGTGATCAACCATGGCCCCATCCGCGAGCTGCGCCTGGCGCGGCCACCGGTCAATGCACTGGACACCGAACTGTGCCGCCAGCTGATCCACGCCATTGAGCTGGCGATGGCAGAAGACGTGCACGGTATCGTGCTGTCGGGCAGCGAGCGGGTCTTCACTGGCGGCATGGATGTGCCGCATCTGCTGTCGCACGGCGATGACAAGCACAAGTTGCTGGACAGCTGGAACGCCTTCTTCGGCGCCGTGCGCACCGTGGCCGAGAGCCGCATCCCGGTGGTGGCTGCGCTGACCGGCCATGCGCCGGCCGGCGGCTGCGTGCTGGCACTGTGCTGCGATTACCGGGTGATGGCGCGCAGTGCCGATCCGGCGCGCCCGTATGCGATCGGCCTGAACGAGGTGCAGGTGGGGCTGGTGGCGCCGGAAGGCATCCAGCGCCTGCTGCGCCGCGCGGTGGGCGTGCACCGCGCCGGCATCCTGCTCAGCACGGGCGCGCTGGTGCCGGCCGAGCAGGCGCTGCAGATCGGCCTGGTGGATGAACTGGCCGAGGGCGACCTGGTGGTGGCACGCGCCATTGCCTGGCTGCAGCACCTGCTCAAGCAGCCGCGCCAGCCGATGCTGCTGACCCGCGCCATCGCCCGCGCCGATCTGCACGAGGCCCTGCACCCGGACCTGATCCAGCTGGATCGGTTCGTCGAGGCCTGGTTCGCGCCGGATGCGCAGAATGCCCTGCAGGCGCTGGTGGCGAGGCTGGGCAAGTAG
- a CDS encoding thioesterase family protein, giving the protein MSSEHKILARIPISVRWRDMDSMGHVNNAKYISYLEEARVRWMLGVDGVSMTDRIAPVVAATNVNYRLPIVWPNDILVELFVERLGNSSVTIGHRIVDQQDDTKLYSDGNVVVVWMDTQTGKSAPLPDAIRSAST; this is encoded by the coding sequence ATGAGCAGCGAACACAAGATCCTGGCCCGCATCCCGATCAGCGTGCGCTGGCGTGACATGGACAGCATGGGCCACGTCAACAACGCCAAGTACATTTCCTACCTGGAAGAAGCGCGCGTGCGCTGGATGCTGGGCGTGGACGGCGTGTCGATGACCGACCGAATCGCACCGGTGGTGGCCGCAACCAACGTCAACTACCGCCTGCCGATCGTGTGGCCCAACGACATCCTGGTCGAACTGTTCGTCGAGCGGCTGGGCAACAGCAGCGTGACCATCGGCCACCGCATCGTGGACCAGCAGGACGATACCAAGCTGTATTCGGATGGCAACGTGGTGGTGGTCTGGATGGATACGCAGACCGGCAAGAGCGCACCGCTGCCGGACGCGATCCGCAGCGCGTCCACCTGA
- a CDS encoding copper chaperone PCu(A)C, protein MITKPFVGVLLLLCAGAASAATAAPACVTVQQGWARLPPNPAMPMTAGYGVIHNGCAKAVAISGARSASFGDVSLHETTIVDGVSRMREVERLPLAPGARAELRPGGLHLMLMEGKGALKEGQAVPLRLQLEGGGEVSATLTVRKAAP, encoded by the coding sequence ATGATAACCAAACCATTCGTTGGCGTATTGTTGCTGCTGTGTGCGGGCGCAGCATCGGCGGCGACCGCCGCGCCGGCCTGCGTCACCGTGCAGCAGGGCTGGGCGCGCCTGCCGCCAAACCCGGCCATGCCGATGACCGCTGGCTACGGGGTTATCCATAACGGCTGCGCGAAAGCGGTGGCCATCAGCGGCGCCCGCAGTGCCAGCTTCGGTGACGTGTCGCTGCACGAAACCACGATTGTCGATGGTGTCAGCCGGATGCGTGAGGTTGAGCGTCTGCCGTTGGCGCCGGGCGCACGCGCCGAACTCAGGCCGGGTGGCCTGCACCTGATGCTGATGGAGGGGAAGGGCGCCCTGAAGGAGGGGCAGGCGGTGCCGCTGCGGTTGCAGCTGGAGGGCGGTGGCGAAGTGAGTGCAACGTTGACGGTACGCAAGGCCGCCCCGTAA